One window from the genome of Acanthochromis polyacanthus isolate Apoly-LR-REF ecotype Palm Island chromosome 21, KAUST_Apoly_ChrSc, whole genome shotgun sequence encodes:
- the nme3 gene encoding nucleoside diphosphate kinase 3 isoform X2 gives MICFFLSIFAHIFQSGWTGVNERTFIAVKPDGVQRRLVGEVVRRFEKKGFKLVGLKLVQASEDLLREHYWDLRSKPFFSGLITYMSSGPVVAMVWQGLDVVKTARKMLGETNPADSLPGTIRGDYCVEVGRNVIHGSDSVSSAQKEISLWFRQNELQCWEHSCNSWIYQ, from the exons ATGATCTGCTTCTTTCTGTCTATATTCGCCCACATCTTTCAGTCAG GCTGGACTGGGGTGAATGAGCGAACCTTCATAGCTGTGAAACCAGATGGCGTTCAGCGGAGGCTCGTGGGAGAAGTCGTGCGTCGCTTTGAGAAGAAGGGCTTCAAACTGGTGGGCCTCAAGCTCGTGCAG GCATCTGAGGATCTTCTCCGGGAACACTACTGGGACTTGAGGAGCAAACCTTTCTTCAGCGGACTGATCACCTACATGAGCTCTGGACCGGTGGTTGCCATG gtgtgGCAGGGTTTGGACGTGGTCAAGACGGCACGTAAGATGCTGGGAGAGACCAATCCTGCAGATTCGCTGCCAGGAACCATCCGAGGAGATTATTGTGTGGAAGTGGGCAG GAACGTGATCCACGGCAGCGACTCGGTGTCGAGCGCCCAGAAGGAAATCTCTCTGTGGTTTCGTCAGAATGAGCTTCAGTGCTGGGAGCACAGCTGCAACAGCTGGATCTACcagtga
- the nme3 gene encoding nucleoside diphosphate kinase 3 isoform X1, whose amino-acid sequence MGPRKRSQRGLQDLVVKQARIEQSGWTGVNERTFIAVKPDGVQRRLVGEVVRRFEKKGFKLVGLKLVQASEDLLREHYWDLRSKPFFSGLITYMSSGPVVAMVWQGLDVVKTARKMLGETNPADSLPGTIRGDYCVEVGRNVIHGSDSVSSAQKEISLWFRQNELQCWEHSCNSWIYQ is encoded by the exons ATGGGCCCGAGAAAAAGGTCACAGCGAGGTCTGCAGGATTTGGTGGTTAAACAGGCGAGGATTGAACAGTCTG GCTGGACTGGGGTGAATGAGCGAACCTTCATAGCTGTGAAACCAGATGGCGTTCAGCGGAGGCTCGTGGGAGAAGTCGTGCGTCGCTTTGAGAAGAAGGGCTTCAAACTGGTGGGCCTCAAGCTCGTGCAG GCATCTGAGGATCTTCTCCGGGAACACTACTGGGACTTGAGGAGCAAACCTTTCTTCAGCGGACTGATCACCTACATGAGCTCTGGACCGGTGGTTGCCATG gtgtgGCAGGGTTTGGACGTGGTCAAGACGGCACGTAAGATGCTGGGAGAGACCAATCCTGCAGATTCGCTGCCAGGAACCATCCGAGGAGATTATTGTGTGGAAGTGGGCAG GAACGTGATCCACGGCAGCGACTCGGTGTCGAGCGCCCAGAAGGAAATCTCTCTGTGGTTTCGTCAGAATGAGCTTCAGTGCTGGGAGCACAGCTGCAACAGCTGGATCTACcagtga
- the mrps34 gene encoding 28S ribosomal protein S34, mitochondrial — translation MVKKKRLRLIAEMARKIRAYRELKSRPRDSQKYAVDYETMKRPLTGKMLPVMAWQDVRRESRLFSLLASMRMFGVGRLFTRKSWLEDHTEPSYWQITKVKVDYTAENMDHGKAWGILTYKGKQETDVKEVDKVMYHDWRLVPKHLEQQMKDFTPLPELPLRYVPYPPLLRAMMLAQHSKVGGSVPPEEPALPLKRDVLLNKHYFRQQEQEKQGKEGTAV, via the exons ATGGTGAAGAAAAAGAGACTTCGCCTCATTGCAGAAATGGCTCGGAAAATCCGGGCATACCGGGAGCTGAAGTCCCGGCCGCGGGACTCTCAGAAGTATGCCGTGGACTACGAGACGATGAAGCGGCCTCTTACGGGGAAGATGCTGCCAGTGATGGCCTGGCAGGATGTCCGCAGGGAGAGCCGCCTCTTCTCCCTGCTGGCCAGTATGAGAATGTTCGGAGTGGGGCGCCTCTTCACCCGCAAGTCGTGGCTCGAGGATCACACAGAGCCCAGTTACTGGCAGATCACCAAGGTCAAGGTGGACTACACAGCTGAG AACATGGATCATGGCAAAGCGTGGGGGATCCTCACATACAAAG GAAAACAAGAGACTGATGTCAAGGAGGTGGATAAGGTGATGTACCACGACTGGCGTCTGGTTCCCAAACACCTGGAGCAGCAGATGAAAGACTTTACACCACTCCCTGAGCTGCCTTTGCGTTACGTCCCATACCCTCCACTGCTCCGGGCCATGATGCTGGCCCAGCACAGTAAAGTAGGAGGCAGTGTACCGCCAGAGGAGCCGGCTTTACCTTTGAAGAGGGACGTCCTGCTCAACAAACACTATTTCCGTCAGCAGGAACAAGAGAAACAGGGAAAAGAAGGGACGGCAGTCTAA